In one Bactrocera tryoni isolate S06 chromosome 5, CSIRO_BtryS06_freeze2, whole genome shotgun sequence genomic region, the following are encoded:
- the LOC120776771 gene encoding DENN domain-containing protein 5B isoform X1, protein MYSDTMTTENNIQRMTNLMLADQQPHQNSPTGTSAPTSNNQLASKVVMRKYNNSSNNGASGSKNIVSCSHRNEVASSETKVDCVATSPTSPGEMSSHELRQLKRESDPQYSRFADYFVICGLDLDTGLEPDRFAGDNLHCSPLDRAYKSKPLAHYPENVPWNPFDAHGICMLSLPQGLRFRTQKHDIEPKFHSFATTREDGKRCYGFSLVFYEEIRNRNICSAMHTLQSMFITELSSGQQTHSLGRVRESPVSRSLPRHFKVAGQAPQSAQSYYDIAKDKLFVAKSISLICQVPYAFAAQVFLSNLYKSLPRQPGPGISLESYVYNILYEVMLPQSGKSIRIYLPPSEPHLPPLAVVLQRPESSTELPLLDFPLRLLFTYLGVECVIQLLTCVLLENQVLLRSNDHQKLMIVGECITSILFPFVWPHVYAPILPAALHHFLDAPVPFVMGLHADCESANKIGSEATLCFVDIDKKIIQLPEELPVFPHKIDFMAEIISILDKFEIERDRSYEPILKNGYATRDHDVMISSCTLPSGIQAARRSKERFNQLQETVYTLAGSGHGSPTGIDNGIGHHIEYQPLIAHPSKIDHVPRIADFLRRKGVRTQSPGAGSLNDDVVDATMSPTKAAAAARRDTKPTTILSLEEQYYQDLRINNALRETFLNRFVHMFYAYEFFVIYPNQARDEWISNRESLQNFDKSSFLSDQPEHHRAFLSRFLESQMFATLIDNKILAMWEKEPDVNLRIFDQRVKLLRKRHGENMICATSYEPCVMSQEAQQVYEKRLHCIDIEVTPPSEILSNRAAYFRSFPILEKSVLNQECASRGNSLRRVKNGNKWRAKEISIDQKQMNRLSANLSTAEVSPALLAQANWTFVERLLKDIKSKTKRMLLEKMGTEAVALGLKGDGIEENTLIASLCDLLEKIWSHGLQSKQGKSALWCHLQAYLELQDARANNSTTTTITNPAPKALGGNKISSGSYAGTTPALAWNVMRKRMDYLSTFQTDVDNPPSPNRSRSRDRNKFVGLEQLCPLPESLEFDVKNVLAMADIKTHIGYTRAWVRLSLEKKLLSRHFRTLLSEDSLLRSLYKRNAFLRCEEEKEQFLYHLLTLNTVDYFSFTNTYPTTKLPYRVVIFPSRKYGSYHTSSNVWIIVSGTMNETQRVPVPKGSLEFIFHYKNLGLLTTMRIGHDNSGPTHKWLVEHVVMRNEVTGHTYKFPCGRWLGKGVDDDSTERLLVGQRASTSSRNAEMPAVTNQTPPRTRSPSIQRQDTVPTSELQHQLGNCVNVIVKWHYKPSRDRDVGTLTNLLCGDDGLVKCLERVFLCGFRSTRFFGKNLYIWDYFSKIKEQFEQYLQHEQQQQLHQQLDDSASSMDSSFSDGSGANSLQRRELSAIWRYYVHLMDEINAAGSQLGKDGKFQLLICLSLREHLLTRMIKPMAMTKITHEMYEEESFLRRKNLLTFLIQILEPLDDCHIVLENSITQGIPSQC, encoded by the exons atgtatagtgatACTATGACGACGGAGAACAATATTCAACGAATGACGAATTTAATGCTTGCCGATCAACAACCACATCAAAATTCGCCAACGGGCACATCCGCGCCAACAAGCAATAATCAGCTGGCCAGTAAAGTGGTGATGAGAAAGTATAATAACAGCAGTAATAATGGTGCAAGTGgtagtaaaaatattgttaGCTGTAGCCATCGCAATGAAGTTGCTTCTAGTGAGACAAAGGTTGATTGCGTGGCCACATCTCCAACTTCACCCGGTGAGATGAGTTCCCACGAACTTAGGCAGCTGAAACGAGAATCTGATCCTCAATATTCCCGATTTGCCGACTATTTTGTGATATGTGGTTTAGACTTAGATACTGGCTTAGAGCCGGATCGTTTTGCAG GTGATAATTTGCATTGTTCGCCTCTGGATCGAGCCTATAAGTCGAAGCCATTGGCACACTACCCCGAAAATGTTCCATGGAATCCCTTTGATGCACATGGTATTTGTATG CTTTCACTGCCCCAAGGGTTGCGCTTCCGAACTCAGAAACATGATATTGAACCGAAATTTCACTCCTTTGCAACTACTAGAGAAGATGGAAAACGTTGTTATGGTTTTAGTTTAGTGTTCTATGAGGAAATACGGAATCGCAATATATGTAGTGCTATGCACACACTGCAG TCCATGTTTATAACGGAGTTGTCAAGCGGCCAACAAACTCACTCGCTTGGCCGTGTAAGGGAGAGTCCTGTAAGTCGATCTCTTCCGCGGCATTTCAAAGTAGCCGGACAAGCACCTCAATCAGCACAAAGTTACTATGACATTGCAAAAGATAAATTGTTTGTCGCCAAAAGTATCTCACTAATATGTCAAGTTCCGTATGCATTCGCTGCTCAAGTTTTTCTCAGTAACCTTTATAA AAGTCTTCCACGTCAACCAGGACCTGGTATAAGTCTCGAATCCTATGTGtacaatattttgtatgaagTAATGTTGCCACAGTCTGGGAAATCTATAAGAATTTATTTGCCTCCTTCAGAGCCGCACTTGCCACCCTTGGCTGTGGTATTACAACGGCCTGAGTCAAGCACAGAACTGCCATTACTGGACTTTCCGTTACGTTTGTTATTCACATATCTTGGAGTGGAATGCGTAATACAATTATTAACCTGTGTTCTTCTCGAAAATCAAGTTCTATTGCGTTCAAATG ATCATCAAAAGTTAATGATCGTTGGTGAGTGCATTACTTCAATTCTATTTCCTTTTGTATGGCCCCATGTGTATGCTCCAATATTACCTGCTGCCCTCCATCACTTTTTGGATGCTCCCGTCCCATTTGTCATGGGTCTTCATGCCGATTGTGAGTCCGCTAATAAGATCGGTAGTGAGGCAACACTTTGTTTTGTCGATATAGATAAGAAAATCATACAATTGCCGGAAGAGTTGCCAGTTTTTCCACATAAAATTGACTTCATGGCAGAAATTATATCAATTTTGGACAAATTCGAAATAGAAAGAGATCGTTCATATGAACCAATACTCAAAAATGGTTATGCGACACGTGATCACGACGTTATGATTAGTAGTTGCACGCTGCCGTCGGGTATACAAGCGGCTCGACGAAGCAAGGAACGCTTCAATCAATTGCAAGAGACTGTTTACACGCTGGCCGGTAGCGGTCATGGCAGCCCAACTGGTATAGATAATGGGATTGGTCATCATATCGAATACCAACCACTCATCGCACATCCCTCGAAAATCGACCATGTACCACGCATAGCAGACTTTCTTCGTCGTAAAGGTGTACGTACACAATCACCTGGTGCTGGTTCACTCAACGACGATGTCGTCGATGCAACAATGTCACCAACCAAAGCTGCAGCAGCTGCACGCAGGGACACAAAACCAACAACTATATTGTCACTGGAAGAGCAATACTATCAGGACTTGCGTATAAATAATGCGTTGCGCGAGACATTTCTTAATCGTTTTGTGCACATGTTTTACGCatatgaattttttgttatCTACCCGAATCAAGCACGTGATGAGTGGATTTCGAATCGTgaaagtttacaaaattttgataaGTCCTCATTTTTATCCGACCAACCAGAACATCATCGGGCGTTTTTGTCTCGCTTTCTCGAATCTCAAATGTTTGCGACATTAATCGACAACAAAATCCTCGCTATGTGGGAAAAGGAGCCAGATGTAAATTTACGCATATTCGATCAGCGAGTGAAACTCCTAAG AAAGCGGCATGGAGAGAATATGATTTGCGCTACCAGCTATGAGCCTTGCGTTATGTCACAAGAGGCGCAACAGGTATACGAGAAACGTTTACATTGCATCGACATTGAAGTAACACCGCCCAGTGAGATACTCTCCAATAGAGCTGCATATTTTCGTAGTTTTCCCATACTTGAAAAGTCCGTGCTAAATCAGGAGTGTGCTTCGAG ggGCAATAGTTTGCGGCGTGTAAAGAACGGTAATAAATGGCGAGCCAAAGAAATATCAATAGACCAGAAACAGATGAACCGTCTATCAGCAAATCTGTCAACCGCTGAAGTGAGTCCGGCTTTACTGGCACAGGCTAATTGGACCTTTGTGGAACGTCTACTCAAA GACATCAAATCGAAGACGAAACGTATGCTTTTAGAGAAAATGGGCACAGAAGCTGTGGCATTGGGTCTTAAAGGCGATGGTATTGAAGAGAATACCCTAATTGCTTCCTTATGTGATTTACTGGAGAAGATTTGGTCGCATGGTCTACAGTCCAAGCAAGGTAAATCGGCATTGTGGTGTCATTTACAGGCGTACCTGGAATTGCAAGATGCTCGAGCCAATAATAGCACTACGACGACGATAACAAATCCTGCTCCCAAAGCGCTTGGAGGTAACAAAATTAGCAGTGGCAGTTACGCCGGTACAACACCCG CACTCGCCTGGAATGTGATGCGCAAACGAATGGATT ATTTGTCTACTTTCCAAACCGATGTCGACAATCCACCCAGTCCAAATCGCAGTCGTTCACGTGATCGTAATAAATTTGTAGGTCTCGAACAATTATGCCCCTTGCCGGAGTCATTGGAGTTCGATGTTAA GAATGTTCTGGCCATGGCGGATATAAAAACACACATCGGCTACACACGCGCCTGGGTGCGGCTCTCTCTTGAGAAAAAATTGCTATCGCGTCATTTTAGAACCTTACTTTCGGAGGACTCATTGCTTCGTTCACTATACAAACGCAATGCTTTCCTGCGTTGTGAAGAAGAGAAGGAACAATTCTTATATCACCTACTCACACTAAATACAGTGGATTACTTCTCATTCACCAATACTTATCCAACAACAA AGCTCCCATATCGAGTCGTGATTTTTCCATCACGTAAATATGGCTCCTATCATACTTCCAGTAATGTTTGGATAATTGTATCGGGTACTATGAATGAGACACAGCGTGTGCCAGTACCCAAAGGCTCGCTGGAGTTTATTTTTCAT TACAAGAATCTCGGTTTATTGACAACGATGCGCATTGGCCACGATAACTCGGGACCTACGCACAAATGGCTAGTGGAGCATGTAGTTATGCGTAATGAAGTTACAGGCCACACCTATAA ATTTCCTTGTGGTCGTTGGCTTGGTAAAGGAGTCGATGATGACTCCACCGAACGTTTACTAGTTGGACAACGAGCATCAACTAGCTCAAGGAATGCCGAGATGCCGGCCGTAACCAATCAGACGCCACCACGCACCCGCAGCCCAAGCATTCAACGGCAAGATACAGTTCCCACCTCTGAATTGCAACATCAGTTGGGCAATTGTGTGAATGTTATCGTTAAGTGGCACTATAAGCCAAGTCGCGATCGTGATGTCGGAACCTTAACGAACTTGCTTTGCGGCGATGATGGCTTAGTGAAATGTCTTGAGCGTGTATTCTTATGTGGATTTCGTTCAACTCGTTTCTTTGGGAAGAATCTTTATATATGGGATTACTTTT ctAAAATTAAAGAACAATTCGAGCAGTACTTGCAAcacgaacagcaacaacagctacaCCAACAATTGGATGACTCCGCATCTAGTATGGATTCATCATTTAGTGATGGTAGTGGCGCGAATAGTTTGCAACGGCGTGAATTGTCCGCCATTTGGCGATACTATGTACATTTAATGGACGAAATAAACGCGGCCGGCAGTCAACTGGGAAAAGATGGCAAATTTCAGTTACTAATTTGTCTAAGCTTACG tgAACATTTGCTAACACGCATGATAAAACCCATGGCTATGACGAAAATCACTCATGAGATGTATGAAGAGGAAAGCTTTCTTCGGCGCAAAAATCTTCTAACATTTCTAATTCAAATACTCGAACCACTGGATGATTGCCACATTGTGCTAGAAAACTCAATCACTCAAGGCATTCCATCACagtgttaa
- the LOC120776364 gene encoding guanosine-3',5'-bis(diphosphate) 3'-pyrophosphohydrolase MESH1 isoform X1 — protein MPAVIIPNMETLHPTAKLMQGLQFAASKHRTQLRKDNETPYINHPINVATILAVEGGISDENVLIAAILHDTVEDTDTTFEEIEQHFGEEICEIVREVTDDKTLEKQERKRLQIEHAASSSENAKLVKLADKLDNLRDLGRKAPIGWTPERQEQYYVWAKKVVDNMRGTNAELERKLDEIFKAKKLL, from the exons at GCCGGCTGTGATTATTCCTAACATGGAAACGTTACATCCTACAGCGAAATTAATGCAAGGACTGCAGTTTGCTGCCAGCAAGCATCGTACACAACTGCGGAAAGATAATGAGACACCCTACATAAATCACCCTATAAATGTGGCAACAATTCTCGCTGTGGAAGGTGGTATCTCCGATGAAAATGTACTCATTGCTGCTATATTGCATGACACTGTTGAGGATACCGACACCACATTTGAAGAAATCGAGCAACATTTTGGCGaggaaatttgtgaaattgtgCGTGAGGTCACTGACGATAAGACATTGGAGAAACAAGAACGAAAACGCTTGCAAATCGAACATGCGGCAAGTTCAAGTGAGAACGCCAAATTAGTGAAATTGGCGGATAAGTTGGACAATCTACGAGATTTAGGCAGAAAAGCGCCAATCGGTTGGACACCTGAGCGTCAAGAACAATACTATGTTTGGGCTAAGAAAGTGGTGGATAATATGCGTGGTACAAACGCAGAGTTGGAGCGCAAAttagatgaaatttttaaagctaaaaagcTACTTTAA
- the LOC120776364 gene encoding guanosine-3',5'-bis(diphosphate) 3'-pyrophosphohydrolase MESH1 isoform X2, which produces METLHPTAKLMQGLQFAASKHRTQLRKDNETPYINHPINVATILAVEGGISDENVLIAAILHDTVEDTDTTFEEIEQHFGEEICEIVREVTDDKTLEKQERKRLQIEHAASSSENAKLVKLADKLDNLRDLGRKAPIGWTPERQEQYYVWAKKVVDNMRGTNAELERKLDEIFKAKKLL; this is translated from the coding sequence ATGGAAACGTTACATCCTACAGCGAAATTAATGCAAGGACTGCAGTTTGCTGCCAGCAAGCATCGTACACAACTGCGGAAAGATAATGAGACACCCTACATAAATCACCCTATAAATGTGGCAACAATTCTCGCTGTGGAAGGTGGTATCTCCGATGAAAATGTACTCATTGCTGCTATATTGCATGACACTGTTGAGGATACCGACACCACATTTGAAGAAATCGAGCAACATTTTGGCGaggaaatttgtgaaattgtgCGTGAGGTCACTGACGATAAGACATTGGAGAAACAAGAACGAAAACGCTTGCAAATCGAACATGCGGCAAGTTCAAGTGAGAACGCCAAATTAGTGAAATTGGCGGATAAGTTGGACAATCTACGAGATTTAGGCAGAAAAGCGCCAATCGGTTGGACACCTGAGCGTCAAGAACAATACTATGTTTGGGCTAAGAAAGTGGTGGATAATATGCGTGGTACAAACGCAGAGTTGGAGCGCAAAttagatgaaatttttaaagctaaaaagcTACTTTAA
- the LOC120776771 gene encoding DENN domain-containing protein 5A isoform X2, producing MHTLQSMFITELSSGQQTHSLGRVRESPVSRSLPRHFKVAGQAPQSAQSYYDIAKDKLFVAKSISLICQVPYAFAAQVFLSNLYKSLPRQPGPGISLESYVYNILYEVMLPQSGKSIRIYLPPSEPHLPPLAVVLQRPESSTELPLLDFPLRLLFTYLGVECVIQLLTCVLLENQVLLRSNDHQKLMIVGECITSILFPFVWPHVYAPILPAALHHFLDAPVPFVMGLHADCESANKIGSEATLCFVDIDKKIIQLPEELPVFPHKIDFMAEIISILDKFEIERDRSYEPILKNGYATRDHDVMISSCTLPSGIQAARRSKERFNQLQETVYTLAGSGHGSPTGIDNGIGHHIEYQPLIAHPSKIDHVPRIADFLRRKGVRTQSPGAGSLNDDVVDATMSPTKAAAAARRDTKPTTILSLEEQYYQDLRINNALRETFLNRFVHMFYAYEFFVIYPNQARDEWISNRESLQNFDKSSFLSDQPEHHRAFLSRFLESQMFATLIDNKILAMWEKEPDVNLRIFDQRVKLLRKRHGENMICATSYEPCVMSQEAQQVYEKRLHCIDIEVTPPSEILSNRAAYFRSFPILEKSVLNQECASRGNSLRRVKNGNKWRAKEISIDQKQMNRLSANLSTAEVSPALLAQANWTFVERLLKDIKSKTKRMLLEKMGTEAVALGLKGDGIEENTLIASLCDLLEKIWSHGLQSKQGKSALWCHLQAYLELQDARANNSTTTTITNPAPKALGGNKISSGSYAGTTPALAWNVMRKRMDYLSTFQTDVDNPPSPNRSRSRDRNKFVGLEQLCPLPESLEFDVKNVLAMADIKTHIGYTRAWVRLSLEKKLLSRHFRTLLSEDSLLRSLYKRNAFLRCEEEKEQFLYHLLTLNTVDYFSFTNTYPTTKLPYRVVIFPSRKYGSYHTSSNVWIIVSGTMNETQRVPVPKGSLEFIFHYKNLGLLTTMRIGHDNSGPTHKWLVEHVVMRNEVTGHTYKFPCGRWLGKGVDDDSTERLLVGQRASTSSRNAEMPAVTNQTPPRTRSPSIQRQDTVPTSELQHQLGNCVNVIVKWHYKPSRDRDVGTLTNLLCGDDGLVKCLERVFLCGFRSTRFFGKNLYIWDYFSKIKEQFEQYLQHEQQQQLHQQLDDSASSMDSSFSDGSGANSLQRRELSAIWRYYVHLMDEINAAGSQLGKDGKFQLLICLSLREHLLTRMIKPMAMTKITHEMYEEESFLRRKNLLTFLIQILEPLDDCHIVLENSITQGIPSQC from the exons ATGCACACACTGCAG TCCATGTTTATAACGGAGTTGTCAAGCGGCCAACAAACTCACTCGCTTGGCCGTGTAAGGGAGAGTCCTGTAAGTCGATCTCTTCCGCGGCATTTCAAAGTAGCCGGACAAGCACCTCAATCAGCACAAAGTTACTATGACATTGCAAAAGATAAATTGTTTGTCGCCAAAAGTATCTCACTAATATGTCAAGTTCCGTATGCATTCGCTGCTCAAGTTTTTCTCAGTAACCTTTATAA AAGTCTTCCACGTCAACCAGGACCTGGTATAAGTCTCGAATCCTATGTGtacaatattttgtatgaagTAATGTTGCCACAGTCTGGGAAATCTATAAGAATTTATTTGCCTCCTTCAGAGCCGCACTTGCCACCCTTGGCTGTGGTATTACAACGGCCTGAGTCAAGCACAGAACTGCCATTACTGGACTTTCCGTTACGTTTGTTATTCACATATCTTGGAGTGGAATGCGTAATACAATTATTAACCTGTGTTCTTCTCGAAAATCAAGTTCTATTGCGTTCAAATG ATCATCAAAAGTTAATGATCGTTGGTGAGTGCATTACTTCAATTCTATTTCCTTTTGTATGGCCCCATGTGTATGCTCCAATATTACCTGCTGCCCTCCATCACTTTTTGGATGCTCCCGTCCCATTTGTCATGGGTCTTCATGCCGATTGTGAGTCCGCTAATAAGATCGGTAGTGAGGCAACACTTTGTTTTGTCGATATAGATAAGAAAATCATACAATTGCCGGAAGAGTTGCCAGTTTTTCCACATAAAATTGACTTCATGGCAGAAATTATATCAATTTTGGACAAATTCGAAATAGAAAGAGATCGTTCATATGAACCAATACTCAAAAATGGTTATGCGACACGTGATCACGACGTTATGATTAGTAGTTGCACGCTGCCGTCGGGTATACAAGCGGCTCGACGAAGCAAGGAACGCTTCAATCAATTGCAAGAGACTGTTTACACGCTGGCCGGTAGCGGTCATGGCAGCCCAACTGGTATAGATAATGGGATTGGTCATCATATCGAATACCAACCACTCATCGCACATCCCTCGAAAATCGACCATGTACCACGCATAGCAGACTTTCTTCGTCGTAAAGGTGTACGTACACAATCACCTGGTGCTGGTTCACTCAACGACGATGTCGTCGATGCAACAATGTCACCAACCAAAGCTGCAGCAGCTGCACGCAGGGACACAAAACCAACAACTATATTGTCACTGGAAGAGCAATACTATCAGGACTTGCGTATAAATAATGCGTTGCGCGAGACATTTCTTAATCGTTTTGTGCACATGTTTTACGCatatgaattttttgttatCTACCCGAATCAAGCACGTGATGAGTGGATTTCGAATCGTgaaagtttacaaaattttgataaGTCCTCATTTTTATCCGACCAACCAGAACATCATCGGGCGTTTTTGTCTCGCTTTCTCGAATCTCAAATGTTTGCGACATTAATCGACAACAAAATCCTCGCTATGTGGGAAAAGGAGCCAGATGTAAATTTACGCATATTCGATCAGCGAGTGAAACTCCTAAG AAAGCGGCATGGAGAGAATATGATTTGCGCTACCAGCTATGAGCCTTGCGTTATGTCACAAGAGGCGCAACAGGTATACGAGAAACGTTTACATTGCATCGACATTGAAGTAACACCGCCCAGTGAGATACTCTCCAATAGAGCTGCATATTTTCGTAGTTTTCCCATACTTGAAAAGTCCGTGCTAAATCAGGAGTGTGCTTCGAG ggGCAATAGTTTGCGGCGTGTAAAGAACGGTAATAAATGGCGAGCCAAAGAAATATCAATAGACCAGAAACAGATGAACCGTCTATCAGCAAATCTGTCAACCGCTGAAGTGAGTCCGGCTTTACTGGCACAGGCTAATTGGACCTTTGTGGAACGTCTACTCAAA GACATCAAATCGAAGACGAAACGTATGCTTTTAGAGAAAATGGGCACAGAAGCTGTGGCATTGGGTCTTAAAGGCGATGGTATTGAAGAGAATACCCTAATTGCTTCCTTATGTGATTTACTGGAGAAGATTTGGTCGCATGGTCTACAGTCCAAGCAAGGTAAATCGGCATTGTGGTGTCATTTACAGGCGTACCTGGAATTGCAAGATGCTCGAGCCAATAATAGCACTACGACGACGATAACAAATCCTGCTCCCAAAGCGCTTGGAGGTAACAAAATTAGCAGTGGCAGTTACGCCGGTACAACACCCG CACTCGCCTGGAATGTGATGCGCAAACGAATGGATT ATTTGTCTACTTTCCAAACCGATGTCGACAATCCACCCAGTCCAAATCGCAGTCGTTCACGTGATCGTAATAAATTTGTAGGTCTCGAACAATTATGCCCCTTGCCGGAGTCATTGGAGTTCGATGTTAA GAATGTTCTGGCCATGGCGGATATAAAAACACACATCGGCTACACACGCGCCTGGGTGCGGCTCTCTCTTGAGAAAAAATTGCTATCGCGTCATTTTAGAACCTTACTTTCGGAGGACTCATTGCTTCGTTCACTATACAAACGCAATGCTTTCCTGCGTTGTGAAGAAGAGAAGGAACAATTCTTATATCACCTACTCACACTAAATACAGTGGATTACTTCTCATTCACCAATACTTATCCAACAACAA AGCTCCCATATCGAGTCGTGATTTTTCCATCACGTAAATATGGCTCCTATCATACTTCCAGTAATGTTTGGATAATTGTATCGGGTACTATGAATGAGACACAGCGTGTGCCAGTACCCAAAGGCTCGCTGGAGTTTATTTTTCAT TACAAGAATCTCGGTTTATTGACAACGATGCGCATTGGCCACGATAACTCGGGACCTACGCACAAATGGCTAGTGGAGCATGTAGTTATGCGTAATGAAGTTACAGGCCACACCTATAA ATTTCCTTGTGGTCGTTGGCTTGGTAAAGGAGTCGATGATGACTCCACCGAACGTTTACTAGTTGGACAACGAGCATCAACTAGCTCAAGGAATGCCGAGATGCCGGCCGTAACCAATCAGACGCCACCACGCACCCGCAGCCCAAGCATTCAACGGCAAGATACAGTTCCCACCTCTGAATTGCAACATCAGTTGGGCAATTGTGTGAATGTTATCGTTAAGTGGCACTATAAGCCAAGTCGCGATCGTGATGTCGGAACCTTAACGAACTTGCTTTGCGGCGATGATGGCTTAGTGAAATGTCTTGAGCGTGTATTCTTATGTGGATTTCGTTCAACTCGTTTCTTTGGGAAGAATCTTTATATATGGGATTACTTTT ctAAAATTAAAGAACAATTCGAGCAGTACTTGCAAcacgaacagcaacaacagctacaCCAACAATTGGATGACTCCGCATCTAGTATGGATTCATCATTTAGTGATGGTAGTGGCGCGAATAGTTTGCAACGGCGTGAATTGTCCGCCATTTGGCGATACTATGTACATTTAATGGACGAAATAAACGCGGCCGGCAGTCAACTGGGAAAAGATGGCAAATTTCAGTTACTAATTTGTCTAAGCTTACG tgAACATTTGCTAACACGCATGATAAAACCCATGGCTATGACGAAAATCACTCATGAGATGTATGAAGAGGAAAGCTTTCTTCGGCGCAAAAATCTTCTAACATTTCTAATTCAAATACTCGAACCACTGGATGATTGCCACATTGTGCTAGAAAACTCAATCACTCAAGGCATTCCATCACagtgttaa